The window CACCAGCAGACATCGAGCTCATTTACAGTGGAGATAAGTCAGCAGAGCTGTTTTCTACATATCACTTCTAAAACTGATTAATGTGTCACCATTAGATCTCATCCTCTGCCAAAGCTCCACAGgcgcagaaccagaacctggttAATGTTTATTGTTCTGCGTCTCAGGATGTGAGTGTTTAAGTCATCAACATCTAGTGCGCAGCAGAGGAAACACGGCCACCGTTACataagctgagaaaacaacaggcgcattgtttatttaaacagaaaGTTCTGAGGCTTTGATCAACGAGCGAACGGAGAAATAATTCTCGGAAATTCAAGCTGCGCGTCGGCGGAGAACCTTCAAAGCACAACGTTCACTATGAATACGAGTGAACAGCGATCAGAGCGCGTCCTCAGGTCAAAATGAGCCCATAAACTTTAGGATCACACCCAActatcaaataaaaacacattcatgtaaCTGAGCCACTTTTCCCACAAACATGAAAAGTATCATGTGTATCATCCTGCAGTTACTCACGTGTTCTTTGTGGAGAGCTGGAGTTTTCTGCAGCCAGAACGAAGTCCTGCGCAGTAAAGTGTGTGCAGCAGGCGACTGAAGCGTCCTGGGGGGAGTGTGTGAGAGCTCACAGCCAAACATGTGTGTAGTTAACGGATCATTGTCTCACCTGAAAGTACCTTCACTGTCGCACTGTGTCTGAATGGGAGGACGCCTCGACAGGATCCATGCGTTCCGACTGCGTTTCACTCCGTGATTTAAAGGATCCTGCTGATACTGGACTCCACAAAAGACCACTTATGAAGAAGCTGCGCACCTGATGAAGCAGTGGACCTGCCTCTGCTCACAGGGTTCATCTTTGACAGCATGTGACTTTGTGAAGACAAGTAATTCATTCAGACCAGCTACTGGCTCACAGTGATGGCACAGTTAATTCTGTTAGTACAATATCTGATGCAGTAACTTCTAATGTTTGCACTATAAAGATCCAGTTCCCAAATAGTCCAAGGAACCAGTAACAATAAAAAACCTGACGGGACCTTTTTAACAAATCTTTATTCTTCAGGTCCTTCGGCATCACATGATTGGCTGTACACAACAAAACTGTAGGAAAAAGGCCAGCAGCCATAAAAATCACCAGTTTACATGAGATCAGCACGAAGCAACAGAATCACGGCCACGAGGCACATGCAGCAGATCAGTCTGTAAAACCTGTAAAACCTGTAAAACCTGAAGAGGTTGATGAGCGGTAGCAGCATCACTAATGAGTTTAAGCATAAAAAAGTGAGTTACTGAAAATGCTTTTATAAAATATCAGTCATTCCAAATTAAAATTCCTATCTGTTACAATCAGTCATATAAAGGCTCAATGTTCCGCATCAACCATTAGTTAATGTTAAAAGTTACTGCAATACTGTAGTTAGAAAAATATTAGCTTCAGCAGCTGAATGTGACTGTGATCCTGtgaaaaatattataaaatgtcAACAAATAATCATACAATTAACATAGTGTCCCTGAGTGCAAAACTtatcaaacacactcacacaagtgTAAACAACGTCAGCTACACAGAGTTACTGTAAAAAACGCACAAAGAAGTACAGAGGTATTAATCAacatcctcctctgcagcaaCACGGATCAGCCATTATCAGGGAATGTTCACAGTCTCTTTACGTCACAGGCCTCGGAGTCAGAAGAAGCTTCATCCACAAATAGAGCAAACGGAGTGCTTCACTAAAACCTCTCTGCGTTCTTGAAAGTCACTTCCTGTGAGGAGGGATTCAACATGTAAAACATACACATAGTTCAGCCCCGCTTGCAGTTGTCCACACACTCCTGAGCGCTGGCGAACACGTGGTACACGTTGACCAGGGGGAACATGGTGACGGCGCCGACCAGAGAGCCGGCCTGGATGGAGACGCCGCACCACAGCAGGGCGCCGTGGCCCGCCTCGTGCAGCAACGTGCCGATCACCACCTTCACGTAGGAGAAGACGCCGGTGAAGGCGATCCACGATGCGACCTGCAGGGGGCGCGAGAGGGTCAGCGGACAGCAAACATCCAGAGCCGAACAGCTGCGTGACCACTCACCACTAGAGCCACGCCAGCGTGGGTTCCCAGCAGGGGGGGACACGGGCTGAGGGCCGCCAGGGCCAGAAGGTAGGCGGCGAACACCGCCCCTCCTACAGACAAGACCCCGAGCCCCGCGGAGGACCTGCGGCACAAATGGAGCGGCTCCATGAACGATCCCAGCTGGGAGCTGAAAGCACCGACAACCCAAAACCCCCACGTGCTCAACACAACCCGGGACGCTCTCACCTGAGGACGAAAAACATGGCTAGAAAGCAGGCCGCGGGGTTCGCCAGGTTTCCAAAGACCACGGAGAGGTGAAAGGTCATGGAGCCGTAGGGCAGACACGAGAAGCTCTGCACCGACGGCAGCACGCCGTTGGTCAGGGCGTTGGAGGCGGCGAGCAGCGCCAGCAGGTACGCGTTGTGCGCCGTCCAGAAGGGCCGGGCGTCCGCCTCCACCGGCACCGGCGCCGCGTCcgccggcaccggcaccggcaccggcgccgcctccaccggcaccggcgccgcctccgccgccaccggcgccgcctcctccgccaccgccgccgctccgTTTCGCAGCGGGTGAGTCTCGTCCCCGCTCttcgccgccggcgccgcgtcccGCTGGGACTCCTGCCTCCGGGTCAGAGCCACGAAGCTCAGAGCGGAAACcgacagcatcacacacaggaacCAGAAGAAGTTCTGCGCGGGGAAGTTCTCCCGCAGATACTCGGGGTGCACGGTGCCGTTCACCGCTTCACACCGCAGCTTGCTCACACCCTGTCCCAACGCCACGACGCAGGGGAACAGGGCGCTGAGGCCCTGGCCGATGAAGAAGGTGCGGATGTACTGCGGCGGGTGGCGGAACATGAACGGCAGGAAGGTGACGGTGGACGTGCAGCAGACGACGGACAGCAGGAACGTGAAGAGCAGGAACGGGAGCGAGCGCTCCGCCCCCGCGACGGTGACGGTGTGCGACCAGAAGACGGCCAGAAACGCAGACACCGCCGCCGCCAGCGCCTGGATGCAGTGGATGACGAGGCGCTCGTCCAGCCTCCCCGGGGCGCAGTGGTGCGTGACGGTCACCGCGACCGGGCCCACGTTCCCGAGCGCTATGAGCACGGAGAGGTAGGCGGGCAGGGTCCACTCTGAGGAGCACAGCAACGCGGGACGAGTCGGTCAAGC is drawn from Betta splendens chromosome 11, fBetSpl5.4, whole genome shotgun sequence and contains these coding sequences:
- the slc52a2 gene encoding solute carrier family 52, riboflavin transporter, member 2 isoform X2 — translated: MMSVKAAEAGSNAHTHTHTAGYAVHTLRTTHCRVRTQRDGERGTMSGGWWSSAAVTHGLVALFAMGSWISVNSLWVEIPVIVRVLPEKWTLPAYLSVLIALGNVGPVAVTVTHHCAPGRLDERLVIHCIQALAAAVSAFLAVFWSHTVTVAGAERSLPFLLFTFLLSVVCCTSTVTFLPFMFRHPPQYIRTFFIGQGLSALFPCVVALGQGVSKLRCEAVNGTVHPEYLRENFPAQNFFWFLCVMLSVSALSFVALTRRQESQRDAAPAAKSGDETHPLRNGAAAVAEEAAPVAAEAAPVPVEAAPVPVPADARPFWTAHNAYLLALLAASNALTNGVLPSVQSFSCLPYGSMTFHLSVVFGNLANPAACFLAMFFVLRSSAGLGVLSVGGAVFAAYLLALAALSPCPPLLGTHAGVALVVASWIAFTGVFSYVKVVIGTLLHEAGHGALLWCGVSIQAGSLVGAVTMFPLVNVYHVFASAQECVDNCKRG
- the slc52a2 gene encoding solute carrier family 52, riboflavin transporter, member 2 isoform X1; this translates as MMSVKAAEAGSNAHTHTHTAGYAVHTLRTTHCRVRTQRDGERGTMSGGWWSSAAVTHGLVALFAMGSWISVNSLWVEIPVIVRVLPEKWTLPAYLSVLIALGNVGPVAVTVTHHCAPGRLDERLVIHCIQALAAAVSAFLAVFWSHTVTVAGAERSLPFLLFTFLLSVVCCTSTVTFLPFMFRHPPQYIRTFFIGQGLSALFPCVVALGQGVSKLRCEAVNGTVHPEYLRENFPAQNFFWFLCVMLSVSALSFVALTRRQESQRDAAPAAKSGDETHPLRNGAAAVAEEAAPVAAEAAPVPVEAAPVPVPVPADAAPVPVEADARPFWTAHNAYLLALLAASNALTNGVLPSVQSFSCLPYGSMTFHLSVVFGNLANPAACFLAMFFVLRSSAGLGVLSVGGAVFAAYLLALAALSPCPPLLGTHAGVALVVASWIAFTGVFSYVKVVIGTLLHEAGHGALLWCGVSIQAGSLVGAVTMFPLVNVYHVFASAQECVDNCKRG